A single genomic interval of Cucumis sativus cultivar 9930 chromosome 7, Cucumber_9930_V3, whole genome shotgun sequence harbors:
- the LOC101205723 gene encoding uncharacterized protein LOC101205723, with product MEDTELEEGEAWSYQNNEDFDSNIDPDIALSYIDVKLQHVLGHFQKDFEGGVSAENLGAKFGGYGSFLPSYQRSPVWSHSRTPPKGHNCSTSRSPNNFHLEVGHNNSVVSSTTPQSIRPGPPSTSSTSLPTIKVPNLNDSSKQEVCTSFQHVDELAAGYGCTNNKSTTSSDQISLKVRIKMGSDNLSTRKNDEIYCGLGLDVSPSSSLDDSPSESEGISRELQDGPFESPTSILQMMTSFPVHGGFLLSPLPDDLIHLTQTGKPAREKKSTRVQHYNQDRPVAGGSSLKSGQMLAEKRTSKDMNDFFSESKNTNRKDFLNGSVTSKKTSEIDTAACEELVSKALKLPLLSNSYAIAGETTKSLNGPSEVLMEADKVVTRDRHFFDQLEEGPAAEPPLIIEDEKQNNGTSGKVKEPKKASKFDDISVPAKKSGESKREKTIDLIDAASKGKNASNGDQIDPLKLNTNHKISLHAHNNMKYASGKDHLLPEGKKKSKFSHTESISNGEVSKRSMKSGSSGSKTKSISKADNISTRTEIEDHKPQDFKKTKDRYRDFFGELEEDDNLIDTSENPFDDQLNHSDVFGKSTPVIPVSKERLSVEKVGKSSASKAFPEAVMNHASGTVADAAPAAVDNVNGQDNWVCCDRCQQWRLLPLGTNPASLPEKWICSMLDWLPGMNQCIFSEEETTKALIARFQAPAAPEGTIYSNLSGVMPGVANARQAEHNHHHYDFSVRPGGGKKKHGANERPSIKGDALQLSNSKKHEGAMKSRSLDDVNQLPVGDEANFHHLNKYSDVPVDKHKHKYKEKQESVDILSDEGATKILKTKNRKEKEQDYSRPAKKVRTDGLDLIDEDQISVHSGPVVKVDPTLSIGFPSASGGTNKSKSMDHSSKDSKYNMNVIPRVPNDKRENKQLGVVDDDSLGGGSGSTKSNSKKRKVKASPDIQINPGSFNGSDHLPQKSGRVTSDDDHRKEKKAKLSKPPGKESSGRKEKKGSHSKNLPFGQDVGSTLSHRSLDGVDSLKRDLGAIQPSLVATSSSSKISGSHKTKSSFQEMKGSPVESVSSSPMRIPNRDKILRSSRDGKDFLDTGRTRCSDGEEEDGGSDRSGTGSKKKSVVAHRRPSKSPLVDTLNNDASYLSGKKTKTKEKSSNVQNCDLPNGILGNSGIDHQHPCKPWAEQVQNEDRSNEMRYRGNETYPFKSGKDLSSQLKDRNGSYCLDVGMDKDKVPYSHDDLRGRSPPHSDLKVKNGKHKLQDNSRIKSGDARKESSGKLSIERGKRESELNFVKHEGPDSTLDSTSKENVVLSVRKNQQHDSNGSASKRSLFQKNDQLEKVSGKGTLVQFPTSGELQNQMLHGPPSAGGGKGSAIDVSQADALESNDVSKGKKHAKSRQKEVQTNGSRHSTPNARMPIDAPSPARRDSSNQAATKAMKEAKDLKHLADRFKNSGSNHESIGLYFQAALKFLYGASLLESSNNETAKQSIPIYSSTAKLCEFCAHEYEKIKDMAAAALAYKCMEVAFMRVVYSSQNTAIRDRNELQKALKMLPSGESPSSASDVDNLNNPGTAEKVALGKGVSSSHANGSNVIAANNRPNFLRLLNYAQDVNFAMEASRKSRIAFAAANASSGGPTNKEGISCIKTALDFNFQDVEGLLALVRIAMEAINR from the exons ATGGAAGATACTGAGCTTGAAGAAGGAGAAGCTTGGTCCTACCAGAACAATGAAGATTTTGATTCAAACATCGACCCTGATATTGCTCTCTCCTACATC GATGTAAAACTTCAACATGTTCTGGGACACTTTCAGAAAGATTTTGAAGGTGGGGTCTCTGCAGAAAATTTGG GGGCAAAATTTGGTGGATATGGTTCATTTTTACCTTCCTATCAACGATCTCCGGTTTGGTCCCATTCAAGAACTCCACCAAAAGGCCACAATTGCAGTACATCCAGATCTCCCAATAATTTTCACCTTGAG GTTGGGCATAATAACTCTGTAGTTTCGTCAACTACACCTCAGTCCATAAGACCTGGACCCCCTTCTACCAGTTCTACGTCACTGCCCACAATCAAAGTTCCAAATCTGAATGATTCATCCAAACAAGAAGTATGCACTTCTTTCCAGCATGTGGATGAACTTGCTGCTGGATATGGTTGCACGAACAATAAATCCACTACTTCTTCAGACCAAATATCACTGAAGGTTCGAATTAAAATGGGTTCTGATAACCTGTCAACGAGAAAGAACGACGAAATCTATTGTGGTCTTGGCCTGGATGTTTCACCATCTTCATCATTAGATGATAGCCCCTCAGAAAGTGAAGGGATCTCTCGTGAGCTTCAGGATGGCCCATTTGAATCCCCAACCAGCATTCTTCAG ATGATGACGTCATTTCCAGTTCATGGAGGTTTCTTGCTATCCCCTCTTCCTGATGATCTTATTCACCTGACTCAGACAGGGAAGCCTgcaagagagaaaaaatctACTCGTGTCCAACATTACAATCAGGATCGCCCAGTAGCGGGGGGGTCTTCTTTGAAAAGTGGTCAAATGTTAGCTGAGAAGAGGACGtcaaaagatatgaatgaCTTCTTTTCCGAATCAAAGAACACGAATAGGAAGGATTTTTTGAATGGCTCAGTTACGTCAAAAAAGACTTCAGAAATTGATACTGCAGCTTGTGAGGAGCTTGTTTCCAAAGCATTAAAACTTCCACTATTATCCAATTCGTATGCCATTGCAGGTGAGACGACAAAAAGTCTTAATGGGCCATCTGAAGTATTAATGGAGGCAGATAAAGTTGTGACTAGAGACAGACATTTTTTCGATCAATTGGAAGAGGGTCCAGCAGCAGAGCCTCCACTTATTATAGAGGATGAGAAGCAAAATAATGGCACGTCTGGAAAGGTTAAGGAGCCAAAAAAAGCCAGTAAGTTTGATGATATTTCAGTTCCTGCAAAAAAGTCTGGAGAAAGCAAGAGGGAGAAAACTATTGACTTGATAGACGCTGcctcaaaaggaaaaaatgcttcaaacGGCGATCAAATTGATCCTCTCAAGCTGAATACTAATCATAAAATTTCTCTACATGCACATAACAACATGAAATATGCTTCAGGGAAGGATCATTTATTACCTGAGGGAAAAAAGAAGTCAAAGTTCAGTCATACTGAGTCCATCTCCAATGGAGAAGTATCAAAACGTAGTATGAAGTCTGGCTCTTCAGGTTCAAAAACAAAGAGTATTAGTAAAGCAGACAACATCTCAACTAGAACTGAAATTGAAGATCACAAGCCACAGGACTTCAAAAAAACGAAAGATAGATACCGAGATTTCTTTGGGgaattggaagaagatgataatCTAATAGATACATCTGAGAATCCTTTTGATGATCAGCTGAATCATTCTGATGTATTTGGAAAATCAACGCCTGTTATTCCTGTGTCAAAGGAGAGATTGTCTGTTGAGAAAGTTGGTAAGTCATCGGCATCAAAAGCATTTCCAGAAGCAGTTATGAATCATGCCAGCGGGACAGTAGCTGATGCGGCACCTGCTGCAGTGGATAATGTAAATGGACAAGACAACTGGGTTTGTTGCGACAGGTGTCAACAATGGCGGCTTCTTCCATTAGGCACAAATCCTGCCAGCCTACCTGAGAAGTGGATTTGCAGCATGCTTGATTGGCT GCCTGGAATGAACCAATGTATTTTTAGTGAGGAGGAAACAACAAAAGCTCTAATAGCAAGGTTCCAAGCACCTGCTGCTCCTGAGGGTACTATTTACAGTAACCTGAGTGGAGTTATGCCAGGAGTGGCTAATGCTCGGCAAGCTGAGCACAATCACCATCATTACGATTTTAGTGTTCGGCCTGGTGGTGGAAAGAAGAAGCATGGAGCAAATGAAAGACCAAGTATTAAGGGGGATGCCCTTCAGCTATCAAACTCAAAGAAGCATGAAGGAGCAATGAAAAGCAGGAGTTTAGACGATGTGAACCAGTTGCCTGTTGGAGATGAAGctaattttcatcatttaaacAAGTACAGCGATGTCCCTGTTGATAAGCACAAGCATAAGTATAAAGAGAAGCAGGAATCTGTTGACATCCTATCTGATGAAG GTGCTACCAAGATTTTAAAGactaaaaatagaaaagagaaagaacaaGATTACTCTAGACCTGCAAAGAAAGTCAGAACTGATGGTCTGgatttgattgatgaagacCAGATATCAGTGCACAGTGGGCCTGTTGTGAAGGTTGACCCAACCTTGAGCATTGGCTTTCCTTCTGCATCAGGTGGAACTAATAAGTCTAAAAGCATGGACCATTCTTCTAAGGACTCAAAATATAACATGAATGTCATTCCCCGTGTACCCaatgataaaagagaaaataaacagCTGGGTGTTGTGGACGATGATTCCCTGGGAGGAGGAAGTGGTAGTACCAAAAGCAAttcaaagaagagaaaagtgaAAGCATCCCCagatattcaaattaatcCTGGGTCCTTCAATGGTTCTGATCATCTCCCGCAAAAGAGTGGTCGTGTTACGAGTGACGATGACCATAGGAAGGAGAAAAAAGCCAAGCTATCTAAGCCTCCGGGTAAAGAATCCAGTggtagaaaagagaaaaagggttCTCATTCTAAGAATTTGCCATTTGGACAAGATGTAGGGAGCACTCTATCTCATCGGAGTTTGGACGGCGTTGATTCTTTGAAAAGGGATCTAGGAGCGATACAACCTTCTCTTGTAGCCACTTCAAGTTCTTCTAAGATATCTGGTTCGCATAAAACCAAATCTAGTTTCCAAGAGATGAAAGGGTCGCCTGTAGAATCTGTTTCTTCATCACCTATGAGAATACCTAACCGTGATAAGATTTTACGGTCATCTAGGGATGGCAAGGATTTTCTTGATACTGGTCGTACAAGATGCTCAGATGGGGAAGAAGAGGATGGTGGTAGCGACCGCTCTGGGACTGGTAGCAAGAAGAAGTCTGTTGTGGCTCATCGGAGGCCTTCAAAGTCCCCCTTGGTTGATACTTTGAACAATGATGCTAGTTATTTGTCGGGAAAAAAGACTAAAACAAAGGAGAAGTCTTCTAATGTTCAAAATTGCGACCTTCCAAATGGTATTCTTGGAAATTCAGGAATTGATCATCAGCATCCTTGTAAACCATGGGCTGAACAAGTTCAGAATGAAGATAGATCAAATGAAATGCGATATAGGGGCAATGAGACATATCCCTTCAAAAGCGGAAAGGATTTATCTTCACAGTTGAAGGATAGGAATGGGAGCTATTGTTTGGATGTTGGCATGGACAAGGACAAGGTTCCTTATTCCCATGATGATTTGCGAGGAAGGTCTCCTCCACACTCTGATTTGAAGGTTAAGAATGGTAAACACAAGTTACAAGACAACTCTAGGATCAAATCTGGAGATGCAAGGAAGGAAAGTTCAGGAAAGCTGTCCATTGAGCGGGGTAAAAGGGAAagtgaattaaattttgtcaagCATGAAGGCCCAGATTCTACACTAGACAGCACTTCCAAAGAAAATGTGGTTTTGTCTGTGAGGAAGAATCAGCAACATGATAGCAATGGCTCTGCTTCAAAGCGGTCCCTTTTTCAGAAAAACGATCAACTTGAAAAAGTCTCGGGAAAAGGTACACTTGTTCAGTTTCCAACCTCAGGAGAGTTACAAAATCAAATGCTGCATGGCCCCCCCTCAGCAGGAGGTGGAAAAGGAAGTGCAATTGATGTTTCGCAAGCAGATGCCTTAGAAAGCAACGATGTATCGAAGGGGAAAAAGCATGCCAAGAGTCGTCAAAAGGAAGTTCAGACCAATGGTTCAAGACATTCCACTCCCAATGCAAGGATGCCCATTGATGCTCCAAGTCCAGCTAGAAGGGATTCCTCCAACCAGGCTGCTACCAAGGCTATGAAAGAAGCTAAAGATTTGAAACATCTTGCTGATCGTTTTAAG AATTCTGGGTCCAATCATGAATCCATTGGGCTTTATTTTCAAGCGGCACTTAAGTTTCTTTATGGAGCTTCATTGCTTGAGTCGTCCAATAACGAGACTGCCAAACAGTCTATTCCAATATACAGTAGCACTGCAAAACTATGCGA GTTTTGTGCTCATGAGTATGAGAAAATCAAAGACATGGCTGCTGCTGCTTTGGCCTACAAATGCATGGAAGTAGCTTTCATGAGGGTGGTTTATTCTTCTCAGAACACTGCAATCAGAGACCGGAATGAGTTGCAGAAAGCCTTGAAAATGCTTCCTTCCG GAGAATCTCCATCATCTGCATCTGACGTTGATAACTTAAACAACCCTGGTACAGCAGAAAAAGTTGCTCTTGGTAAGGGTGTCAGTTCGAGCCATGCTAATGGGTCCAATGTCATTGCTGCTAACAACCGTCCCAATTTTCTGAGGTTGCTTAATTAT GCGCAGGATGTAAATTTTGCCATGGAAGCATCAAGAAAATCACGGATTGCTTTTGCAGCTGCAAATGCAAGCTCGGGAGGGCCAACCAACAAGGAGGGTATCTCTTGCATCAAAACGGCtcttgattttaattttcaagatgTAGAAGGCTTGCTGGCTTTAGTACGAATTGCAATGGAGGCAATTAACCGTTGA